Proteins encoded together in one Cicer arietinum cultivar CDC Frontier isolate Library 1 chromosome 4, Cicar.CDCFrontier_v2.0, whole genome shotgun sequence window:
- the LOC101492527 gene encoding phosphoribosylaminoimidazole carboxylase, chloroplastic isoform X1: protein MLHSVHTVSSGHTSTSLFPFKPFHPSSSIAFYMDQSSLLSFNLKQCRRSNLICQASHVQDANAVSPRNEESYVHGPSEMVVGVLGGGQLGRMLCQAASEMAIKVMVLDPQENCPASSLSYGHMVGSFDDSTTVEEFAKRCGVLTIEIEHVDVATLEKLEKQGVDCQPKASTIRIIQDKYQQKVHFSQHDIPLPEFMQIDDLEGAKKVGELFGYPLMIKSRRLAYDGRGNAVAKSVEELPSAVDALGGFDRGLYAEKWAPFVKELAVIVARGRDNTISCYPVVETIHRDNICHIVKAPANVKWKIRERAAEVAFNAVNSLEGAGVFAVELFLTEDGQILLNEVAPRPHNSGHHTIESCYTSQYEQHLRAVVGLPLGDPSMKTPAAIMYNILGEEEGELGFRLAHQLMKRALTIPGASVHWYNKPEMRKQRKMGHITIVGPSLSNLEGNLATIIEGKILDDTTAVAPRVGIIMGSDSDLPVMKSAAEILEMFGVPHEIRIVSAHRTPELMYSYASSAHKRGVQVIIAGAGGAAHLPGMVAAITPLPVIGVPVRGSSLDGIDSLLSIVQMPRGVPVATVAVNNATNAGLLAVRMLGVADDNLLSRMSQYQEDQKESVLRKGDKLEKLGWESYLNSTS, encoded by the exons ATGCTTCACAGTGTGCACACTGTGTCTTCAGGGCACACATCCACTTCATTATTTCCCTTCAAACCTTTTCATCCTTCTTCTTCAATCGCCTTCTACATGGACCAATCATCTCTTCTATCTTTCAACCTAAAGCAGTGTCGCCGCTCCAACCTCATTTGTCAAGCATCACACGTACAAGATGCAAATGCGGTTTCTCCAAG AAATGAAGAATCATATGTTCATGGACCATCTGAAATGGTTGTTGGGGTTTTAGGTGGAGGTCAACTTGGTCGCATGCTTTGTCAAGCTGCTTCTGAGATGGCAATTAAGGTTATGGTTTTAGATCCTCAGGAGAATTGTCCGGCTAGTTCCTTGTCTTATGGTCACATGGTTGGAAGCTTTGATGACAGCACTACAGTAGAGGAGTTTGCTAAGAG GTGTGGAGTTCTAACAATTGAAATTGAACATGTTGATGTTGCTACATTGGAAAAACTTGAGAAACAAGGAGTTGACTGCCAACCTAAAGCTTCCACTATACGAATTATTCAG GATAAGTATCAACAAAAGGTTCACTTCTCTCAGCATGACATTCCACTTCCAGAATTTATGCAG ATAGATGATCTTGAAGGTGCTAAGAAAGTAGGGGAACTTTTTGGCTATCCTCTTATGATCAAGAGTAGGAGATTAGCTTATGACGGACGAGGAAATGCAGTTGCAAAAAGTGTAGAGGAACTACCTTCTGCTGTGGATG CTCTTGGAGGATTTGATCGTGGTTTATATGCCGAAAAATGGGCACCTTTTGTCAAG GAACTAGCTGTCATTGTGGCGAGAGGAAGGGACAATACTATTTCATGCTATCCTGTCGTTGAAACTATTCACAG agACAACATATGTCACATAGTCAAGGCTCCAGCAAATGTAAAATGGAAGATTAGGGAGCGTGCCGCTGAAGTTGCTTTCAATGCTGTTAACTCTTTAGAAGGTGCTGGTGTGTTTGCTGTTGAGTTGTTCTTAACCGAGGACGGACAG ATTTTATTAAATGAAGTCGCACCTAGACCTCACAATAGTGGGCATCACACAATTGAGTCTTGCTACACCTCACAGTATGAGCAACATTTGCGGGCTGTTGTTGGTCTTCCTCTCGGTGACCCATCAATGAAAACTCCAGCTGCTATCATGTACAATATATTAGGCGAAGAAGAG GGGGAGCTTGGTTTTCGATTGGCTCATCAATTGATGAAGAGGGCATTGACCATCCCTGGTGCTTCTGTTCATTGGTACAATAAGCCAG AGATGAGAAAACAACGGAAGATGGGCCACATAACAATTGTTGGGCCTTCCTTAAGCAATCTTGAAGGCAATCTTGCAACAATAATAGAAGGGAAAATATTAGATGACACAACTGCAG TTGCTCCACGTGTGGGGATCATAATGGGCTCTGATTCAGATCTGCCTGTTATGAAAAGTGCTGCTGAAATCTTGGAGATGTTTGGCGTTCCTCATGAGATAAGAATAGTTTCAGCACACCGAACTCCGGAACTGATGTACTCTTATGCCTCGTCTGCTCACAAACGAGGCGTTCAAGTTATTATTGCTGGTGCTGGTGGTGCAGCTCACTTGCCTG GTATGGTGGCTGCTATTACTCCCTTGCCTGTTATTGGTGTTCCTGTGCGTGGTTCTTCCCTGGATGGAATTGATTCACTGTTGTCGATTGTCCAG ATGCCAAGAGGTGTCCCTGTTGCCACTGTTGCAGTTAATAATGCAACTAATGCTGGGCTGTTAGCCGTAAGGATGTTGGGTGTTGCCGATGATAATCTTCTGTCAAG GATGAGCCAATATCAAGAGGACCAAAAAGAAAGCGTCTTGAGGAAAGGAGATAAGTTAGAAAAACTTGGTTGGGAATCCTACTTAAATAGTACTAGTTAG
- the LOC101492527 gene encoding phosphoribosylaminoimidazole carboxylase, chloroplastic isoform X2, giving the protein MKTPAAIMYNILGEEEGELGFRLAHQLMKRALTIPGASVHWYNKPEMRKQRKMGHITIVGPSLSNLEGNLATIIEGKILDDTTAVAPRVGIIMGSDSDLPVMKSAAEILEMFGVPHEIRIVSAHRTPELMYSYASSAHKRGVQVIIAGAGGAAHLPGMVAAITPLPVIGVPVRGSSLDGIDSLLSIVQMPRGVPVATVAVNNATNAGLLAVRMLGVADDNLLSRMSQYQEDQKESVLRKGDKLEKLGWESYLNSTS; this is encoded by the exons ATGAAAACTCCAGCTGCTATCATGTACAATATATTAGGCGAAGAAGAG GGGGAGCTTGGTTTTCGATTGGCTCATCAATTGATGAAGAGGGCATTGACCATCCCTGGTGCTTCTGTTCATTGGTACAATAAGCCAG AGATGAGAAAACAACGGAAGATGGGCCACATAACAATTGTTGGGCCTTCCTTAAGCAATCTTGAAGGCAATCTTGCAACAATAATAGAAGGGAAAATATTAGATGACACAACTGCAG TTGCTCCACGTGTGGGGATCATAATGGGCTCTGATTCAGATCTGCCTGTTATGAAAAGTGCTGCTGAAATCTTGGAGATGTTTGGCGTTCCTCATGAGATAAGAATAGTTTCAGCACACCGAACTCCGGAACTGATGTACTCTTATGCCTCGTCTGCTCACAAACGAGGCGTTCAAGTTATTATTGCTGGTGCTGGTGGTGCAGCTCACTTGCCTG GTATGGTGGCTGCTATTACTCCCTTGCCTGTTATTGGTGTTCCTGTGCGTGGTTCTTCCCTGGATGGAATTGATTCACTGTTGTCGATTGTCCAG ATGCCAAGAGGTGTCCCTGTTGCCACTGTTGCAGTTAATAATGCAACTAATGCTGGGCTGTTAGCCGTAAGGATGTTGGGTGTTGCCGATGATAATCTTCTGTCAAG GATGAGCCAATATCAAGAGGACCAAAAAGAAAGCGTCTTGAGGAAAGGAGATAAGTTAGAAAAACTTGGTTGGGAATCCTACTTAAATAGTACTAGTTAG
- the LOC101492855 gene encoding uncharacterized protein, translating into MANHDLILGQSHNLALGHDQQSMLDHNHNLGLSENHALELGSDQEHRMDLGKTHDHELGSKHAHGHEHDHELGLGQNHNQEGHDVLTYEHELAMDQKPEHDDHELSLPVQDHELVLSENNDLTLSESQGLDENMDLAVVQNPEMSIDSANNMAVHQSQFMVSSVPHVIQARTVAVSPSYELSVGQEFPDVKSCRRALRDTAIALHFEMQTIKSDKTRFTAKCASEGCPWRIHAAKLPGVPTFTIRTIHESHTCGGISHLGHQQASVQWVANSVEQRLKENPNCKPKEILEEIHRVHGITLSYKQAWRGKERIMAAMRGSFEEGYRLLPQYCEQVKRTNPGSIASVYASPSDNCFQRLFISFQASIYGFLNACRPLLGLDRTYLKSKYLGTLLLATGFDGDGALFPLAFGVVDEENDDNWMWFLSELHNLLEINTENMPRLTILSDRQKEIVDGVEANFPTAFHGFCMRHLSDSFRKEFNNTMLVNLLWEAANALTIIEFEAKVLEIEEISQDAAYWIRRVPPRLWATAYFEGQRFGHLTANIIEALNVWISEASGLPIIQMTECIRRQLMTWFNERRETSMQWTSILVPSAERRVAEALERARTYQVLRANEAEFEVISQEGTNIVDIRNRCCLCRGWQLYGLPCAHAVAALLSCRQNVHRFTESCFTVATYRKTYSQTIHPIPDKSLWKELSEGNSNVSQALEVIINPPKSLRPPGRPRKKRVRAEDRGRVKRVVHCSRCNQTGHFRTTCAAPI; encoded by the coding sequence ATGGCTAACCATGATTTGATACTTGGTCAAAGTCACAATTTGGCACTtggtcatgaccaacaatcaatgCTTGATCATAATCATAATTTGGGCCTCAGCGAGAATCATGCATTGGAACTGGGATCAGACCAGGAGCATCGTATGGACCTAGGAAAAACCCATGATCATGAACTGGGATCGAAACATGCCCACGGCCATGAACATGATCATGAATTGGGGTTAGGACAGAACCACAATCAAGAAGGTCATGATGTTTTAACTTACGAGCATGAGCTAGCCATGGATCAAAAACCCGAGCATGATGACCATGAGTTGTCCCTTCCTGTACAAGACCACGAGTTGGTCCTATCGGAGAACAATGATCTGACTCTTTCAGAAAGTCAAGGACTTGATGAGAACATGGACCTGGCTGTGGTTCAGAACCCAGAAATGAGCATTGATTCTGCCAATAATATGGCTGTTCATCAGTCACAGTTTATGGTTTCTTCTGTACCCCATGTAATTCAGGCTCGTACAGTCGCTGTAAGTCCAAGTTATGAATTGTCAGTGGGCCAAGAATTTCCTGATGTCAAGAGTTGCCGAAGGGCTTTGAGGGATACTGCAATTGCCCTGCACTTTGAGATGCAGACTATAAAATCTGACAAGACCCGCTTTACTGCTAAATGTGCTAGTGAAGGATGTCCCTGGCGCATTCATGCAGCGAAGCTCCCGGGGGTTCCAACTTTTACTATCAGGACTATTCATGAGAGTCATACATGTGGAGGAATTTCTCATCTTGGCCATCAGCAAGCTTCAGTTCAGTGGGTTGCTAACTCTGTGGAGCAAAGGTTGAAGGAGAACCCTAATTGCAAGCCAAAGGAGATATTGGAAGAGATTCATAGGGTTCATGGTATCACCTTATCGTACAAGCAAGCATGGAGAGGCAAGGAGCGTATCATGGCTGCAATGCGTGGATCTTTTGAAGAAGGGTATCGCTTGCTTCCACAATACTGTGAACAGGTGAAACGCACAAACCCGGGCAGTATTGCATCTGTGTATGCAAGTCCATCTGATAATTGCTTCCAACGTctctttatttcttttcaaGCATCTATTTATGGCTTCTTAAATGCATGTCGGCCACTCTTAGGGCTTGATAGAACATATTTGAAGAGTAAGTATCTCGGTACGTTACTTCTTGCTACTGGATTTGATGGTGATGGAGCTCTCTTTCCTCTTGCATTTGGTGTTGTTGATGAAGAGAATGATGATAATTGGATGTGGTTTCTGTCTGAACTTCATAACCTGCTTGAGATCAACACTGAAAACATGCCGAGGCTGACTATTTTGTCTGATAGACAGAAGGAAATTGTGGATGGCGTTGAAGCAAATTTTCCTACCGCATTCCATGGATTTTGTATGCGGCACTTGAGCGACAGCTTCCGTAAGGAATTTAATAACACCATGCTGGTCAATCTTCTATGGGAAGCTGCCAATGCTCTTACTATAATTGAATTTGAAGCTAAAGTTTTGGAAATTGAAGAGATATCACAAGATGCTGCATATTGGATTCGAAGAGTTCCACCTCGTCTGTGGGCTACTGCTTATTTTGAGGGGCAGAGGTTTGGTCATTTGACAGCCAACATAATTGAAGCTTTAAACGTTTGGATTTCGGAGGCATCTGGGCTTCCAATAATTCAAATGACAGAATGCATTAGAAGGCAGCTAATGACTTGGTTCAACGAGCGCCGAGAGACCAGTATGCAGTGGACATCCATACTTGTTCCTTCTGCCGAGAGACGTGTTGCAGAAGCTCTTGAACGTGCACGCACTTATCAGGTTCTTCGCGCCAACGAAGCTGAGTTTGAAGTTATATCTCAGGAAGGAACTAATATAGTTGATATAAGGAATCGGTGCTGTCTTTGTCGTGGTTGGCAGCTTTATGGCTTGCCCTGTGCACATGCGGTGGCAGCACTTCTTTCCTGCAGGCAGAATGTGCATAGATTCACAGAAAGCTGTTTCACTGTTGCTACTTATCGCAAGACATACTCGCAAACCATACATCCAATTCCTGATAAATCACTCTGGAAGGAGTTGTCTGAAGGAAATTCCAATGTTAGCCAGGCTCTTGAAGTTATTATTAACCCACCTAAATCACTCAGACCACCTGGACGACCAAGAAAGAAGAGAGTTCGTGCAGAAGACCGCGGGCGTGTTAAAAGAGTGGTGCATTGTAGTCGCTGCAATCAAACAGGTCACTTTAGAACCACATGTGCTGCTCCCATCTAA